The Vidua macroura isolate BioBank_ID:100142 chromosome 9, ASM2450914v1, whole genome shotgun sequence genome has a window encoding:
- the LOC128811371 gene encoding cytochrome P450 2J2-like: MELQFWPDLVSPLKKLNSWMLLVVLVISLLIIDLVKKRRPRNFPPGPQLFPLVGTFVDLKQPLHLALQKLTGWYGNIFSVQFGSLTFVVVNGYQMVREALVHQAETFADRPNIPLLQEIFRGFGLISSNGHIWRQQRKFALATLKSLSVNFEEKVQEESRYLVETIEEEKGQPFDPHYKINSAVSNIICSITFGNRFDYHDNRFQELLHSLAETLLLIGSFWGQLYNAFPLIMRWLPGPFRKIFRHWEKLQYFVKGVIAKHKEDLDQSEAGDYIDCYLKEIEKFKGDTSSYFHEENLLCCTLDLFLTGTETTATAIRWALLYMAAYPHIQEKVQQEIDAVVGQCRQPSMADKEKMPYTSAVLSEVLRMGNVVPLGVPRMATSDTTLAGFHLPKGTTLMMSLTSIMFDKNVWETPDTFNPEHFLENGQYRRREAFLPFSAGKRACPGEQLARTELFIFFVALLQKFTFQAPAALSFAFTLSLTRCPKPFQLCAVPRH; encoded by the exons ATGGAGCTTCAGTTTTGGCCTGATTTGGTGTCTCCCTTGAAAAAGCTGAACAGTTGGATGCTCTTGGTGGTTCTGGTCATATCTCTTTTGATTATTGACCTAGTGAAAAAGAGACGACCCAGGAATTTCCCTCCAGGGCCGCAGCTCTTTCCTCTCGTGGGAACCTTTGTGGACTTAAAGCAGCCTCTCCACCTTGCACTGCAGAAG CTTACGGGTTGGTACGGGAACATCTTCAGCGTGCAGTTTGGAAGTCTGACATTCGTGGTGGTCAACGGGTACCAGATGGTGAGAGAAGCTCTTGTCCACCAGGCTGAAACATTTGCTGATCGGCCAAATATTCCACTCCTCCAAGAAATATTTAGAGGCTTTG GGCTCATATCATCCAATGGGCACATatggaggcagcagaggaagtTTGCTTTAGCAACACTGAAAAGCCTTTCTGtaaattttgaggaaaaagtgCAAGAGGAGAGTCGGTACCTCGTGGAGACAATTGAGGAGGAGAAAG gacaACCCTTTGACCCTCATTACAAAATTAATAGTGCTGTTTCGAACATCATCTGTTCCATAACTTTTGGGAACCGCTTTGACTACCATGACAACCGTTTCCAGGAACTGCTGCACTCCCTGGCTGAAACGCTGCTGCTCATCGGAAGTTTCTGGGGCCAG CTCTATAATGCTTTTCCTTTGATCATGAGATGGTTGCCAGGACCCTTCAGGAAAATCTTCAGGCACTGGGAGAAACTTCAATATTTTGTGAAAGGAGTGATTGCAAAGCACAAGGAGGATTTGGACCAGTCCGAGGCAGGAGATTATATTGACTGTTACCTGAAGGAAATAGAAAAG TTTAAGGGTGACACCAGCTCCTATTTCCATGAGGAAAACCTGCTGTGCTGTACCTTGGACCTGTTCTTAACTGGGACTGAGACAACAGCGACCGCCATCCGCTGGGCTCTGCTCTACATGGCCGCGTACCCCCACATTCAGG AGAAAGTGCAGCAGGAGATCGACGCCGTGGTCGGGCAGTGCCGGCAGCCCTCGATGGCCGACAAGGAGAAGATGCCCTACACCAGCGCTGTGCTGAGCGAGGTCCTGCGCATGGGCAACGTGGTGCCGCTGGGGGTGCCCCGCATGGCCACCAGCGACACCACCCTGGCCGGCTTTCACCTGCCCAAA GGCACCACCCTGATGATGAGCCTGACTTCAATAATGTTCGACAAAAACGTGTGGGAGACTCCAGACACCTTTAATCCTGAACATTTCCTGGAAAACGGCCAATACAGGAGGCGGGAGGCTTTTCTGCCCTTCTCTGCAG gcaagagggcttgtccCGGGGAGCAGCTCGCCAGGACCGAGCTCTTCATCTTCTTCGTGGCCCTGCTGCAGAAGTTCACCTTCCAGGCCCCAGCAGCGCTGTCCTTCGCCTTCACGCTCAGCCTCACGCGCTGCCCCAAACCCTTCCAGCTCTGCGCTGTGCCCCGCCACTGA